From the Ipomoea triloba cultivar NCNSP0323 chromosome 8, ASM357664v1 genome, the window GCGCCCGCCCAGCGCCTAATTAGGCCACCTAGGCAgctgcctagcgcctaactcggctgagttaactcgcccaTTTCAATCAAGTTCACCTAGTTAATCTGGTCGACTCGGCcttgccatatatatatacacacgcacaCATGTGCACTATTTTTTTAGTTAGCCGGTTAGGTGCACGCCTAGGCGGCTATGCACTTCTCTACCAGCCGACTAGCATAGCgcttactgcaaccatgatctCAACATGGACAATTTATAAAGCTTGAAACTTTTTACTTCATATTGCTAATCAAGATTAGAACACCATCATAAGCATATCACAGAAAAGCTTCAAACTTCAAAGCAATATAAACTTAAACAGAATAAGAGTAAAACCTTCCAAAGACCCTGCAATGGGCGAGCTGGTGTAGGTGAGCAATCgacaattttgacaaaatgcTCCATATCCCACTTCCTTCTACCTTGCCTTTCCTTCTCCCTCCTTCGCTGTCTCCTCCACGACCCATTCCCGCCGGGACTTATCCGGTTCGCAAAGTACTGGTAAATCTCGGACATAGGCCGGTCCGGCAAGCTCCCAGGGGACCCACACAAGTCCTCATACTCATCTTCCTTCACCACATTCCCCGAGCTTGAAACCTTCCTAAAATCGCCATTTTTTGGGGAACTTGAATTCACATTTTCCTCAATCGCCACGTGACATGTCCCTATAAAGCTCACGTATACTGCTACCAAATCTTTCTCTTGTAGCCAAGAATCCTCCGAGGAGGACATAAAATTCTCGGAGAATTCGAGCCGGCCTTCGAGGTCAAGGTAGTTGACCGTTTCTCCTCTGGAATTAATCCCCATCCATAAGAATGGGGATTTAATCACCTTATACGACGACGTTTTCACGGGCGTAACCCATGACCCGGACACATAAAACGGGCCCCACTCGAAGAACACCAGACGGCCGGAATTCCCGGAATTGAGGCCCGTTCCGGTGCCGCTGCGGCGCCAAAACCCGATTAGATGCTCGTACTCGAGCAGCGTCATGTAGAGGAGCTTATAGGAGATCTCGCCGTTCCCCCACTTGCCGATTAGGGTCTTGGAACCCCAGCGGCGATCGCACATGGAGAACCAGAGGCGCTCGTCGTCGCGGCACAGCGACACGAACCGCTTGGAGGTGCAGGCGAAGGCGGAGATCTCCGCCGGCGTCAGAAAGGATAGGATGCAGAGCTGCACGTCCTCCGGGAAGTCCGTGAACGCCGGGGGTGAAACGGCTCCGTTTTCCTCCTGCAAATTCGCAGCCATTGCGATTGAAATCAGTGAGGGATTCTCTCTTGAGCTAGAAGAGATTAAGGGGAAGAAAATGAAAGGATTGAATGGAAGATTCTTCTCAAATTTGGAATGATTCTCTCTCTGTTcctgtttttctttattttctttgcttAGACTTCAAAGATGGTTTCTCTATACGCAACGATGAAGGGTGTATTCGTATTCTCACAACAGTGATTCAGTGGAACAGAGTGTATCGTTGTGATGGTAGGACAGTGCATCATCTACCGTCAATGAATGGGCCTCAAAATCTATTCTTTTCGACACTAGACCCCAATACAGAGGCCCATCAGAATACAAAATTGAAGCCTAAACTTGGAGTTCTGGCAaattatgatccacacagctatgtgaaccataatcaaatgtatatttttaatgtactaaatgtacattatttttatattgaatgtgcattatttaatagtatggtccacacaataatgattgtggaGTTCTCGGACCTGGCGTCGTAGTTATTTCCGTAAATTATTACATATCTAATTTAAATAGTGGTGGGGTGCCAAGCGCCTTGTGCATGTAGTGATTTTTtcatatgagaggtcatgatATTGAGACTCAGAGTAGACGAGTCGGGCGGATCCCAATAGGTTTGGATATTGATAGAGATTATTCCCCGATCACTCAACATACAGTGTACATACCTGATCAGTATTTGTGCTAATCACCGAGTATAATAAGTCCCGACGTGACAGGATCAACCGAGCCGAAAGTTAGCTAAATTTAGCTAGTGATAGTCCGCCTGCCGCCCGTCTCTTTGGTTCTTCATAACCATGATTGATCGGGACGGTTGAGCTAACCTCCCTCATTGGTATCCCAAGCTCCTTCTTATTAGAATAACCTGGCCTCGGATGGATCGAGGGCGTCAGGAACCTCATTACATACGGGCGAACCGGCAGAGCCTCCGGATTCCCTTCGTGCATGGGCTCCACACGTCACGCATGCCGCCTGTTTTATCATCTATAAATACTGCATTTAATGTAATTTGTGGGACTTTTGGATTTTTCGCTTACACTATAAAAGAGCTCGAGATCGTTTGACTGATAGTCAGTTCTCTGATCTTGCCCCTTAAACCAACGAGCAAATTGAGAGAGGAATCATCCCGAAACTGATCTCACACCTACAAATTCTTATACATCTCCGTATTTAGTATATCAGGTATGTATACCCGAAGTATATAtcttatcaaataattataagatcatgtatatctatatttattttgattaataatttaatttcaccCTCATTTTTGTTcattagtcatattcttttttattgCACATTGGACCacacatatgtatcattttaaagtaactagtaatatatatatatatatatatatatatatatatatatatatatatatatatatatatattgggataAAAGGTAGGGCAAAGCCTCATGAAACAAAACGAGAAGGTTAATCGTCCGCAGCACTTGGCACCTTGACTATATCACGCATGACACGCACAACATCGAGGGTAAGACGACAACAAAGAGAGATCCACCTAATTGTCACAATTTATAGTCAGTTAGTCCGCAACTTGGTTCTGTTCGCAGAGAACGTGGTAGCACACTGCATTTCAATTCTTTTCCATCCACAACCGACAACTAGAGGGCCACCACTTTCAGAACAAAAGTTGGGGTCGTCCATCCAGCAAACCAAAGTATCACCTTGCGAAAACCTTTTCTCCAAGCAATCCTAAGTCCAGTAATAATAGCAATccttgccaaggaccttgtggtctagtggcatcaaacccttccctttatacgggaggtggtgggttcgagcttcagtggagtcaatactgactcttgtgcttcaataggttgagaaagtagttatgcaCAGATACTGCATTACATAACTCTAACATTAAaagattatgaatttaattattatcaatatcTACTTAGGCGAATTCtgcattgttattattattaggaaaaattacatttttaatgcaTTAGTTATacgataattgtagaattcatctCTAAGTGTtgatcatgctcacttttcgttcctATCATTAGCGTTGCACTTTTACTCtctttactaacaaaacattaaggATAAAAGTGaacacaaaaagttaataaaaagatgaaaaatgcAAAACTAATAATAACTTAGCGAGAAAAATATGAACATGACTAACTAATAGGGACAAATTGTACAATTACCATATAACATAAGaacgaaaaatataattttcttttattattattattattattattagacatttattttattgtagtGGGGGTGgaaatgcaaatatgcaatacCCCACATACTTCGTAGGTATGGTATCCAAAGTGTCAGTAAACTGCTACTTGCGGTGCCGCCGTAGTTCTCAGATGCCACGTGTCAGCTCACATGAATTCCGCAGCAGAGATCTTCCAATCAGAGCCACGGGAACCAAAATCTATACTGTTGAAGCACACAAAGCAAGGGGGGAAATAGGGACTTTTAAGTGTAGTGGAGGGTAGTACTGTAAAAAGCCGTTTGATAGGTGTAGCCATGCATGGCTTCCAACTCCCTCCGCCCACCGCTTCACCGTTTGCTCGCCGCGGCTTCTCCCTTTCGCTCAATAATTACGCAATTAATTCTATTCATAAAACAttaattgtatatatgtatgttttttcaataaaaattataattgtgagagATTTTGTCAGCGGAGAAAATCCcatgatcaaataattaaattagtatttatattattttaaatttgacttttcTTACCAATTATAATAACTAAGCGACTTATTAAGTGAGAGAATGAGTGTTTGGGCCCATAAGGAGTCACCACATTCAGTGTAACTTCCACCTTATGACTGTCAGAATTTGTCTATTAacattcttttttttcaaaatgttgAATTCTCGACTCCGAAGATGGTAACTCGGCTGAGCACAAAGGTTAGATTCGAAATTCCTaatttttcttcccaaacttcactcTTTATGACCAACTAAGTTACCCATGTGGGCTGCCTATTAACATTCTTGATTTTATTACTCGTTGAGATATATTTGGTGAAAATGTGtatttaaagggaaaatgaagaaataattgtatttttaatggAAGGTGAGTATCGAGTATAGTTTATAGTGGAAGAAAGACAATGGATCGAGTTTCACCAGCCGCAGTGTGAGAGCAACCTATCAAAGTGAGGGACTCCTTGTGTTGTACCATAAGTAAAGGTCTAAAATCTGTCTTTGTGTCGAGCTGGACTATATCGGGCCGAGACGTGGAGCTCTTGAATTGGAGATTCAACTTTTTTGAGAAGAagagtaaatatataatatataattatcattatCACTGCACTGACCTAACCAATCCCAACCTAATAATTAACTTATACTTTCAGTCTGAATAAAAGGGggaaaaaactaaaaagataAAGCAGTGTCCAGGGGAAATGAATGAGGGAAACGATTTTCATGATCTCTGTATTGTAACCgatggtgggggtggggggagaTAAGTGTAAGCATGCATGTAAGCATAAGCCCTCGTGTAAACACACATGTCCTTTTCTGCAAGCTTCTCAAACACGTACCCGCTGTGCATGTCCAAGTGTCGTTTCCTAGTTTCATCTTCCCTTTCTTTCTTATTGGCTTCCCCTCTCCTCTTATACTATATATCCCATTCTCAATCGATTCCACAGTTCAATTCAATCATATATATCTCGCCTCCGGGTTGGGGAGGTTttagatgagagagagagacgatTCTTGAAATTCCGGCGAGGATTCTTGAAATTCCGGCGGGGATTCTTGAAATTCCGGCGAGGATGATGCAGGCTGTGAGTCCGTATTCCGGTGGTTCCCGGAGTAAAGCTGAGATCTTGGCGAGATATAGGCCGATTGCGCCCAAGCCCGAGGCGCCCACTAGTCCATCTGATGATAATAATGCCTTGCCGGAGAGTATTAGGAAGTCGGCGTTTCTCCGGAATGTGTGGCCGCATTTGCAGGCCCGGCCGACCCGGACGCGGAAGCGCGGGCGCTCGGCTTTCGCCCTGCCGCCGTTGAAGAGAGCCAGGGCTTATTTCCACGGGTTTgctccggcggcggcggcgccgccaccgccgccgtATCATCAGGTATTGAACCCTTACCCCACCGGGTTTCCCCAGATTCCGATGATCCACCCGAATCTTGCGCCGGTTAAACGCGGGATTATAGAATCTCCGGCGGCGGAGCCGCCGCCGCCAGGAGGGCGAGTCCGGGGGATAGATTTGAACAGGGAAGCCGCCGCCGAAGCACCGGAGGAATTCGAATTCATGCCGCCACAATTACAGACCGTGATAATCACCCCGCACCCCGTCCGATTAATCGGCTCCACCGTTTTCGTCGGCTGCATTATCCACTCCGACctgccggcgccggcgccggcgtcACTAAAAACGGCGGAGGACGTGGAGAGCGAGGCGGAGGCCGTGTCCCTCCCCGTGCTCGTCTCCGACGTCAATAACAAAGTCCGGCTAGCCAACTCCGCCTACAAGGAGCTGGTGGGGCAGCCGGAATGCCGCTGGCTCGACCGCCTGCCGCCGTTCCATAGCCCATGCAAGAGGATCTGCGGCGAGGTGGCCATCCAATTCTCCGACTCCTGCAATCTCCCCGTCTCCTCCAACAGATTCACGTGCTGGGTAAGGATGGAATGGAGCATTAACGGCAAGAAAACCACCATCGGAGCTTTCTGCGACGCCGTCAAGCTAGCTTGCCAGTCAAAAGACTACCTGTTTCAATGGAGGTTCCATACCTCCGACCATTCCTCCAAATCTGCGTGCTAAATTTCAACAACCTTAAATGCTTGTCCACAAAATTTCTAGTCTCGTCTTTTGATCAAGGAGGAAATTTCTTTTGATCAAGGAGGAAATTTCTGGTTTCCTCCTGGTCTGGTCAAAGACCAGGTCCGAGGATTTGTGGAGCTGGTAAATAGCGGTAAATGGTGTCATGAGTAAATATACTTTTGAAGTAAAGCTCAAGCTTTATATTTCTCCCAGCTGCTcaaatgtttatatatttcatatatagatagagagagagagagagattataTAGTCGAAAAACAAAGTTTGTTTAATTCATAAGCTGTTATGTTGTTTTAATGTTGTATTAGAGGACCTGCGGTTTTGTAATTTGAGAATAATTATTGTATTGTTAGAAGTGGAATATGATAGTGGTGAGCTTGATTTAAGGCTCATGCAAGGCCAAAGAAGGGGAACTGGAAGTCATCATcataacattatattactagCTGGCCAGTCAAACAGTGATGACATATTGTGCGTAAGAATTGAAAGTAACTGTCGGCTTCATTGTATTCTGGTACGTGctgttcatcatcatcatcatcatcatcctcggATGGATGGATTCAACATGCATGTTCTTGACCAACAACAACCTATCCGggatatatatgaatatatgataatataatgCATTTGACCAGAATGGGAAAAAGTTGTACCCTCTGCGAAGTTGGTCGAGCAGTTAATTTTATACGAAATTGGTTGAGCAGGATCGAAAAAGTTGGTTGAGCAGTTAATTTATAGGATTGAAAAAGTTGGTCGAGGGTCGAGTTGGTCGAGCGGTTAATTTAGTGAGTTGGTCGAGCGGTTAATTTAGGATTTAGGGTCTGAGTGGGTCAAGTAATCAATTTAGTAACTTCTAAGTGTTGGTCAAGTAATCAATTTAATTAGTAACTTCAAGTGTTGG encodes:
- the LOC116027965 gene encoding uncharacterized protein LOC116027965 encodes the protein MMQAVSPYSGGSRSKAEILARYRPIAPKPEAPTSPSDDNNALPESIRKSAFLRNVWPHLQARPTRTRKRGRSAFALPPLKRARAYFHGFAPAAAAPPPPPYHQVLNPYPTGFPQIPMIHPNLAPVKRGIIESPAAEPPPPGGRVRGIDLNREAAAEAPEEFEFMPPQLQTVIITPHPVRLIGSTVFVGCIIHSDLPAPAPASLKTAEDVESEAEAVSLPVLVSDVNNKVRLANSAYKELVGQPECRWLDRLPPFHSPCKRICGEVAIQFSDSCNLPVSSNRFTCWVRMEWSINGKKTTIGAFCDAVKLACQSKDYLFQWRFHTSDHSSKSAC
- the LOC116027481 gene encoding F-box protein At3g12350 yields the protein MAANLQEENGAVSPPAFTDFPEDVQLCILSFLTPAEISAFACTSKRFVSLCRDDERLWFSMCDRRWGSKTLIGKWGNGEISYKLLYMTLLEYEHLIGFWRRSGTGTGLNSGNSGRLVFFEWGPFYVSGSWVTPVKTSSYKVIKSPFLWMGINSRGETVNYLDLEGRLEFSENFMSSSEDSWLQEKDLVAVYVSFIGTCHVAIEENVNSSSPKNGDFRKVSSSGNVVKEDEYEDLCGSPGSLPDRPMSEIYQYFANRISPGGNGSWRRQRRREKERQGRRKWDMEHFVKIVDCSPTPARPLQGLWKGISDDRSLEFYLVSYDNIGGITCRRVGELSQLFSGCTLVFWTSNATFIESPFTSEEEDIYMSREHLQPYAEGDSFDDCLPCSDNRDVMRMLSMNSSYDLVIPDLTGTNLNPRQVEGRIWQYGNGTFGFGFLRNDYIIDLKQIARDGHILDTINFSDD